The proteins below come from a single Hyperolius riggenbachi isolate aHypRig1 chromosome 8, aHypRig1.pri, whole genome shotgun sequence genomic window:
- the LOC137527236 gene encoding olfactory receptor 6C1-like, whose translation MNEMNNTKVTSFILKGITDIPEYQLLTFILVLYMYLITLGGNGTILFLVCLDSHLHKPMYFFLCNLSVLDICSTTVTLHKILVNFATGDNEVSFIDCMVQVYFFSWFSCNNFILLTVMGYDRYVAICNPLQYTTVMNGKVCAGLATFCWVCSLLQMLPATMIISQFSCYTSNIINHFFCDLIPLMNLSCSDTSVLELMIFTHGGLVVTFTPFLLTFISYMFIIATIMRIKSSRGRSKAFYTCSSHVTAVMLLYTSIVCQYLTPTDTFKSSKLLSLMNTAVVPMLNPFIYSLKNKDVKSAMRRKFKHCMSVL comes from the coding sequence ATGAATGAGATGAACAACACAAAGGTAACTTCCTTCATACTCAAAGGTATTACAGACATCCCTGAGTATCAGCTTCTGACTTTCATTCTGGTCCTTTACATGTATCTCATCACTCTTGGTGGAAATGGCACCATTCTTTTCTTGGTTTGCTTGGACTCTCATCTCCATAAACCCATGTACTTCTTCCTGTGCAATTTATCTGTTCTTGACATATGTTCTACCACAGTTACACTACACAAGATCCTTGTTAACTTTGCAACAGGCGACAACGAGGTGTCTTTTATTGACTGCATGGTACAAGTGTACTTTTTCTCATGGTTTTCCTGTAACAACTTCATCTTGCTTACGGTCATGGGCTATGATCGCTATGTCGCTATCTGTAACCCATTACAATATACCACTGTAATGAATGGTAAAGTATGTGCTGGTTTGGCAACATTTTGTTGGGTATGTAGTCTTCTACAGATGCTTCCTGCAACGATGATCATATCCCAGTTCTCTTGTTATACCTCCAACATCATTAACCACTTCTTCTGTGACCTCATCCCTTTGATGAACCTCTCCTGCAGTGACACCTCCGTTTTGGAACTGATGATCTTCACGCATGGTGGTTTGGTTGTAACGTTCACCCCTTTTCTCCTCACCTTCATCTCCTACATGTTCATCATTGCCACCATCATGAGAATTAAATCCAGTAGAGGAAGATCTAAGGCCTTTTACACATGTTCCTCCCATGTAACGGCTGTTATGCTTCTCTACACGTCCATCGTTTGCCAATATTTGACTCCAACGGACACCTTCAAGTCTAGTAAACTCTTGTCCTTGATGAACACAGCTGTGGTCCCCATGCTAAACCCTTTCATTTACAGCTTGAAAAATAAAGATGTGAAGTCCGCCATGCGGCGAAAGTTCAAACATTGTATGTCAGTCCTTTGA
- the LOC137527235 gene encoding olfactory receptor 6C74-like, with the protein MTMANITMVTYFILKGILDIPELQVLFFLLVLLTYLITLGGNTTILLLVWLDSHLHTPMYFFLCNLSVLNLCSTTVTLHKVFVMFVTGDNVVYYTDCMAQVFLFSWFSSNEFLLLTAMSYDRYVAICRSLHYSNLMKSRVCAALAIFCWSFGLLQTLPVMAILWQVSCYTSNIIKHVFCDTVLLMNLSCSDTSTLELLILIEGALLSTFTPFLLTFISYYFIITTIMRIKSSTGRSKAFYTCSSHLAVVTLLYASIVCQYLIPSNTFKSKKLFSLLNTALVPMLNPFIYSLKNKDVKSAVQRKLKSFTIIIGREVIFGVVGRT; encoded by the coding sequence ATGACAATGGCCAATATTACAATGGTGACTTATTTCATACTAAAAGGGATTTTGGATATCCCAGAACTGCaggttctcttcttcctcctggtTCTTCTCACCTATCTCATCACTCTTGGTGGCAACACGACCATTCTTCTACTGGTTTGGCTAGACTCTCATCTTCACACTCCCATGTATTTCTTCCTGTGTAACCTGTCTGTTCTTAACTTGTGTTCTACCACAGTTACACTACATAAGGTCTTTGTAATGTTTGTAACAGGAGATAATGTAGTTTACTATACCGACTGTATGGCTCAAGTCTTTCTATTTTCATGGTTCTCCAGCAATGAGTTCTTATTACTTACTGCCATGAGTTATGACCGTTATGTTGcaatctgcagatcactacattatTCTAATCTTATGAAGAGTAGGGTCTGTGCTGCTTTAGCCATATTCTGTTGGTCATTTGGTCTTCTACAGACACTTCCCGTGATGGCCATATTATGGCAGGTCTCTTGCTACACATCCAACATAATTAAACACGTCTTCTGTGACACGGTACTTCTGATGAATCTTTCCTGCAGCGACACATCTACATTGGAGCTGTTAATTTTGATAGAGGGAGCTTTACTTTCAACCTTCACTCCTTTTCTCCTCACCTTCATCTCCTACTACTTCATTATTACCACCATAATGAGAATTAAGTCTTCTACTGGAAGATCTAAAGCCTTCTACACATGTTCCTCCCACCTAGCTGTTGTCACTCTTCTCTACGCATCTATTGTTTGTCAATATTTGATACCAAGCAACACTTTTAAGTCAAAGAAATTATTTTCTCTGCTCAACACAGCTTTGGTTCCCATGCTAAATCCCTTCATTTACAGTTTGAAAAATAAGGATGTAAAGTCAGCTGTACAGAGGAAACTCAAGTCTTTCACCATCATTATTGGAAGAGAAGTTATCTTTGGGGTTGTTGGAAGGACATAA